In the Cucurbita pepo subsp. pepo cultivar mu-cu-16 chromosome LG17, ASM280686v2, whole genome shotgun sequence genome, ttttgaaaacaaaacaaaatttaccTATCTTTTGATGAAAACCCCTCGAATGAGGCTTTTGCGTCATGCTCGCTCATTTTGATTCTTCTCTCCCTTGCGAAGAATACGCACCTTGGCGTTGAGTCTACTATCTTCTGCAACTGCAAAACCACACTCTCCCTTCTTCCTCCCGACGAAATGAGTTCCCAAGGAAATGACCCAAATTCTTCTTTGCCTAAACCCAGCCAACTCGAATGCAACCTGCGTCAAGCTCTCGCCGGCATCCAAAACCATTGCTCTGGGGTACTCCACAACCTTTCCAACCTTCCGCCCTTCAATCCCCCTCTTTCCCTCAAATCCCAACTTCAATCTACCTTCTCGAGCCTCCAAAACCAAGCGAAACGTGCACTTGACTCCAGAATTTCAGCCTTTGATCCCGTTGCTAAAAACCCGGTTTGGGCTCGGATTGCTGAAACTGCGAAGACCCCTCGCCCATATGCCCGGCCTACTGTCGCCTTGTCGACGGAAGCCATCGAAGAGCGGCTGGCTGGTATTCCTGTTTATGCCCTCAGCAATGCGTCTGAGGAATTCGTCTTGGTTTCTGGTGCTTCGACTGCAAAATCTCTGGGATTTTTTTGCTTTAATAAGGAGGATGCAGAAACGCTGCTTGGGCATATTGGAACAGTGGATCCTTCAGCGCAGAACGGCTCCAAAGTGGTGACCGTTGCCTTGAATAAAGTGGGTATTACTAATTTCCGCTCTGTTTGGTGTGGATAAGAACTTCTCGTGTTTCCAACCCAATTTTGTTGGTTGTTTTCGCAGGTTTTTCAGCTTCATGTTAATGGGGTGGCCTTCAGATTGATTCCTGAGTGCTCTCAGGTGAAAAACGCTCTGAGTGTAAgttctctctcgctctctctatctctcctACGGTGTTAATTGGAGGGCGGGAATGgtttttgaatttagtttctcttatcttcttttttcttttaaatgtcAAATACAATTTCTGATGCTTGTTTCCTTTCAGTACCGAAAGTCCTTTGCTGTTTTCCTTTATATACTTGTGGCTGAGGCCAATAATTCTATCTATACGCTTGTCATCGTCTTTGTTTATTATGTTCTTGTTTGTACATTAACAATACTATTTTGCCTGCGTAGGAAAGAGAAAAGGCTGGCATTTCTGATAATGGATTTCCTGGGGTCCCTGTTTTCCAGGTTAATTTCTAACATTTCTAACTCGAAATTGGTATCTGTAATTCATTTGTTGATCACTATGCAGTTCACGTTCAATGGTAGAGAAAGCAGTACTGGTAGAACACTGCCAACCTTTTACTTGGGTTGTATGGACCTTATTAATATCaagtgtttttgaaaattatgttcTCTTTGTTTGGGTTTTCACTTTTCAGAAGTACTTTCGAAATCTTCCTTTCTTAAAAAGTGCTTTTGAAGTCTCAGTCAAATTTcgaaaataagaaatagaaatttgaaaacagtTTTAGAAGTAAATTAGCAGAAAATGTTAAGAAAATAAGCATAACTctcaaaaacttaaaactaGGAATAAAAATGCCCAAAATTTCTGTTTTTCAGTAGTGCTGCaatcttttaattatgttgttgaaattaacAGTCATGGTAATGATTTTATGCTTTTTCTGAGTATGAGATTACTTATTGCCTTGTTGAAAGCTGTATGActatattttaacatttaattaattccataaattttaattctcatCTTTTTTTCCCATTGGTTGAACGCTGTAATTGAGTTGAAAGATGgtaaattaactttttataccaatcctttttcatttgttttttttttaaagattataatTGTTTATGATGCAGAACTGTATGACTTTGAGAATTTAGTTGTAATTGAATCCATTTTTGTGCTGTTTTAATTGAAGGCTCCGAGAACTGTATTACTGATTCTGTGGCTGTTTCACTATGCCTCTTGGTGGCTTCTTGCCTTGAGGCAATCGTGAGACATGTTGCCTCATTTTGTGCTTTCAAAATGCAATTTGTAGGTTACTGCATTCAAAATAGGCAGCCAAATCACATGGAGTTAGAACTCTTCTGAGCTGCCTATTTGGGGAATCAACTataccttcaaatttttagattacaaaattttgaaattaatggaCTTAAATGTTATTCCCGATTTCAAACTTAAAGAACGCATAGCTATatgaaggttttttttttcttcccagTCATTGTTATGTTGTATGCatgggtttgtttttgttttgatctGGTTAATATTACCTTGTTTGAGGATTTCTAAACATTTGGGACTGATATAATCAAGTTTATGCACTTTGCATAGTCGAAGAGCTTGATACTGAGGAGCCAAAACAAGAGTTACCGTCCTGCCTTTTTCAGAAAGGTCAGTTAAGAAGGGTAGTTTTCTTGACCAGGGAGTACCATTTTTACATGGATTCACTGTTGTAACTCTCattcttggatttttttagGAGGATTTGGAGAATTCTCTAAAAAGAGCATCTCAGGaccaaaatcaaatgaatCCTGCCCTCCGACCTGGGGATGTACAGGTATAGCTCTCTGTGCTTCTTGGTACTGAAGCATGTTCCGTAGATGGGaactttaacattttttttctcaatcttGTAGGTTGCTGCTTTTGAAGACATTATAAAAGGAATGAAGGTGAGAAGCCcaactcttttttattttctagatACTCTCTTATCAAATAAAGTTTCATGGAACACTCTCTCTATCTTCTAAGAAACTACTCTATTCCACTGTCTTTAAATGTTTGTCAAGAGACAAATAATTGTATACCTTTGTTTCATTGACAGGATAATTCTATTTCAACATGGGATGATGTAGTCTTCATTCCTCCCGGATTTGATGTTTCAACTGACCCCAAAAAACAGCATTAGGCATCCGCATAGGAACTGAGATAGTTGCTGCCAAATTTGTCTCATCATACAAAAACCTTGTATGGATACAGTAGGGTACTTAGTTGAGGTAATATCTTGATGCttctataatttcttttaacctctttagtttgtttgttcttgttcattttggcaactat is a window encoding:
- the LOC111778489 gene encoding protein TIC 22-like, chloroplastic, translating into MVMDPFAIISLPEFWIGFLKPCWRGVLAKCICPFNLAGTKCTIKNDGVLKQTEKSNMCLWLTIKEKFNTHLGVESTIFCNCKTTLSLLPPDEMSSQGNDPNSSLPKPSQLECNLRQALAGIQNHCSGVLHNLSNLPPFNPPLSLKSQLQSTFSSLQNQAKRALDSRISAFDPVAKNPVWARIAETAKTPRPYARPTVALSTEAIEERLAGIPVYALSNASEEFVLVSGASTAKSLGFFCFNKEDAETLLGHIGTVDPSAQNGSKVVTVALNKVFQLHVNGVAFRLIPECSQVKNALSEREKAGISDNGFPGVPVFQSKSLILRSQNKSYRPAFFRKEDLENSLKRASQDQNQMNPALRPGDVQVAAFEDIIKGMKDNSISTWDDVVFIPPGFDVSTDPKKQH